Within the Girardinichthys multiradiatus isolate DD_20200921_A chromosome 12, DD_fGirMul_XY1, whole genome shotgun sequence genome, the region agatttcttccctttttgctttttgtcaaactttatgcaaaagtacaaaaaaattatatcagACAAAAAGGTGTTTTTAAATGAGGATTGGATTTACTAAGTGGAAAAAGGCTATAAAAACCAACCTGGACCTATGTgggaaaagtaattgcccctaaATCTAATAAGTGGGTGTGCCTCCTTATACAGCAACAGCTACCATCAGGCATTTGAGATAGCAGCAATTGttgtttttgagccattcagaggtgaacTTGCCAGGGTACTTTGCCTTTCCGGGTGCCTGgggttaaggtcacaaactgatggctggatattctcctttaggattttctgaTATAGAGCAGAATATAGAGCAGAATTCCTGTCTTGAAATTGTCTAGGTCCTGAAGCATCAAAGCAGCTCCGCCATTACATCATGTTAGACTGTCTGtatgggttttctttttttctcagtgCTATactagttttacaccagatgtaacaggatacaaaccttccaaaaagttccacgTTTTGGATCGCCAAGATGTTTTTGGCAAACGTGAGATAGGTCTTTGTGTACTGTttgctcagcaagatgttttcaCAGTGATTGTTCCTGGCTCTTTTGTGTCCTGCTAGACTAATCAGCaatgtgctctttttcaaaaTGATGGATGCCAATAAatttgtttcttatctgttcttACTTTAGATCcaggcatgatgtgttgctttttgagatcttttagcttaCTTCGTGTTGTCAGACAAGTTCTACTTAAGCAATTTCTTGATTTCACAGGTGAGGCAATAATCAGGCTTATAAAATTGATAACAAATTGTGGGTAATCAGTCAATTCATGATTTAATAATAACTTGTTAACACCAGGCCAGGTGGATCTGGATAGCTTTTTGAATGAATGAACTCATTAGAGAATGGCTTTCTCTATTTGTCAGGTTATCTTTCTCTGATTTTCAATTAAAtcagcacaaacagaaaaaaatctccCAGTGGTAAATACTTTAAACCCCACTATCTTTTATTCAGTTTAGTTCGAAACACTGTGAACATTCGAGAATTTTGACGCCATCTTTTAACATCTTGTGTATTTTACCAAGAGGTGGTCAGGCTCCACTAATTATATAgtcacagttttttttagaaTCAATTTATTTGCATAAAGTAAGCATGCAAGATGCAGTCTGAATTTGCAAGACAAGAAGGCAAGTCATTTATATCTTTTACCATCGGTAATCTTATAGAGAGCAACAAAACAGCAGCATGAATGAgactttgttttttcattgatCAGATGATAACCACTCTGAGGATGCGGGCAGGGAGACGAGCAGGCCGCCTGGCTCCCATTCTTCTTCCTCTCAGGCAGAGAGTCGTGCCTCCTCCAGTCCAGTTCCCCCCACCTTGGATGGTTCCTCCTCCAGCCACGACCTCCCCCGTCCTTTCTCTGTGTCGCCGTCTTCTGGAGACAGAATGTCGGGAGACCACATTCTTCACAAGCAGCTTCTCTCTCCACACTTTAAAAAGGAAGGCCTCATGGCTTTCCCCACCGCCCTCTATGCAGCAAAAGTTGCACTCATGTCAGCCTCTCAAGGGTCTGTAGGGGCCGGCAGCATTGATGCCGGCCTGCCCAGCGACCAGTCGGAAAGCGGCAGTTCAACCGCAGGAGATGAGGACCAGTTGGACACAGCGGAGATCGCCTTTCAGGTGAAAGAGCAGCTGCTGAAGCACAATATTGGCCAACGAGTGTTTGGCCACTATGTGCTGGGCCTCTCCCAGGGCTCAGTCAGTGAAATTCTGGCAAGACCCAAACCCTGGAGGAAGCTGACTGTGAAAGGCAAAGAGCCttttataaaaatgaaacagtttctctctgatgaacagaaCATCCTGGCTCTCAGGACTATTCAGGTCCGGCAGAGAGGTAAGTAGGAAACACTGCAGCAGAAATCTGTATAAATAGAAAACATACtgtgccttccaaaagtattgcGACACCCTGTTTATCTTTTGTGCCAattcacaaaaaataataagacaCATGATAACCGCAGACCTGaaagtattttattataattttaattGATATGTCAACACAAAGGTTGACCTATCACAGCTAAGTGTGAatgggaaggaaaagaaaatcatgatgatgaacattgtttttacaaattttaaatctgaaaactgtaatATGCATTTTCATTCAGCTCCTTAAATCGATACTTTGTAGAATCAAATTTCACTCCATTTACAGCTTCTAGTCTTTTGGGGTAAAGATatgcacatttttgtttattcttctttgcaaaatggctcaAGTTCAGTCACATTGGATGTAGAGCATCTGTTGAGATCAATTTTCTACTCTTACCGTAGATtcctaattggatttaggtctggctTTGTTTCAACCATtgtaacagaaaaatattttgatccaaaccattccacTACAGCCCCTGGCTCTATGTTTAGTGTTGTGGtcttggaaggtgaacctccaccccagtctcgggtcttttgcagcttctaacagattTTGTAACAGGATTGAcgtgtatttagctccatccatttttccTTATTCTCTGAGCAGCCTctgtgtccctgctgaagaaaagcgcCCCCTCTGCACGATGCAGTCACCACCATGGTTCATCATGTtgatgttgtgttcagggtgatgtacagTTTTAATTTTCCACCATACATCATTATGTATGTAGACAACGATGTAATTTATTCAGAGCACCTTCCCCACGTGGCTGttttccaacaaacctctgaaggaTTCCCAGCTGCATTTATATTGAGAAAAAAACCATGAGCcacatatttcagatttttatcttcacagcattttgaaaaccatttttcattttccttccacttcaaagtTAAGCACTACTTCGTGTTAAGTGATCACATAATGTCCCAATAAACATTATGGTGGTGCTTAGGATGTGACAGAAGGTAAAAAAGCTGAAGGGGTGGGAAACCCTTTGCTAGGCACTGTACAGTAATGAAAAAATCTATTTCTACCACATTGATCTAAGCAGCCAAAGGTGttggaaaaaatgtatttaggaGCTTTTAGAGAATTTTAAACCTATTTAGCtccaagtttgtttttttatacagatgtaattgtgtcattttgttttctggacCTGTGTATGTGTAAACCTTCTTAATCCACTTGGAACACATCCTTGACTTCGTCACCACTGCCTTGTGCCATGTTTATAGTGTTACTTCTaaactttgttttctccctaGATTTACAGCTTTTGAAAGTTGAGCTTCCCGTATACTGCAACCTCAGACAGCACGCGCTCAAAGGCAGCCATTGATCTACCAGTCAAAAGCAAAGCCTTGGAACTGCTCTCTGATCAACCATCCCACTCACccctcccctctctctctctctttctgttacCCTCTGTGGCAGGGAGCATCACTCCACGCATCCGAACTCCTGAAACTGGGTCAGACGACGCCATTAGGAATATCTTGGAGCAGGCCAAGAAGGAGATCCAGTCACAGAGAAGTGGTAAGGATAAAGGCTACAAACTATAAGTCACAGTTATAAGCTAAATTGATTAGTGTCTATTTTCAAATTGACAtagtttttgcatttattttgatcACTACTTAAATAGATCTGAGTTGGAGAGGTGAATCAAGGGTGCATCAGTGTCAGTATGTGCGTTTTTCTTCTTCAGGTGATGGCAAGTCATCTCTGAACAGCTCATCTGGCAGAATCAGTAATGGAGCAGGCAGCAGCTCTGATGAAACTATAAAGAACATCCTTGAGCAGGCCAGGAGGGAGATGGAGGCTCAGCAGCAGGCCCTAATGGAGATGGAGGCTTGTGGAAGGTCCTCCACTGCCAGTTCAGGGGTTCAGGTTGAATGCCTCGGGCCCCCTGAGCGCTCCAGGGTCCTTCCTTTGCCCATCTCTATCAAACAGGAGGAGGGGGGATGTGTCGCAGTATGCATGGCCAACTCCATCAGCAGCCCCCAGACACCACTCAGTGTTCTCTCCCCAGCTGCCTTTGTTCAGAACATCATTCGCAAAGTCAAAACCGAAATTGGTGAAGCAGGCACTTACTTTGATCAGCACTGGTCCCAGGAACGGGGAGCTGTGATACTTGGTGGCGGCGTTAGCTCCCGACCCTTTAGTTCAGTCTCACCCTCCTTGTCTTCCTCCTCCTCGGGGCCCCCTACCCTGCCCCGCCCCTGGCCTCGCCTGGAGAACTGTGACGGCCTTGCTAATAGCGAGGAGGCCTCAAATGCAGATGATGAGCTGGGTGTGGGCCGGCCGGTGGAGGTGAAGGTGGAGTCTGACACCTCAGTGAGTGGCGAGTCCCCAGGATCAGGTCCAGGCCGCCTTTCTTACTATCCAGCATACATTCCACGTGCCCTGAAGCCCACCGTGCCCCCTCTGACTCCAGAGCAGTATGAGATGTACATGTATCGAGAGGTGGACACCATTGAGCTGACCAGGCAGGTGAAAGAGAAGCTGGCAAAGAATGGCATCTGTCAGAGAATCTTTGGAGAAAAGGTGCAAAGTTACTCATTAACATCTGCAATTCCtaaaaaatgtctttctgtaTCCAGACCAAACTATCATAATTAACTAATCAGTGTCATAAGTTATGGTATATATTGAATTTTATCTAAATTGTGTTAGTCTATGATgctaataaattaaaattaaaaggaTAATTTATCATTTTGAGGTGAGGTCATGCTATAAGGTTATAAGTAGTTAATATTTTACCTGCTGTGAATAACTCTATTGGTGTCTTCATTTAGTATACATCCAAAATTAGTTAGCCTGGGAGGTTAAAGCTAACCACTTGTCAGACCAGTCAAAACCAGTGCAAACCTTGACCGTCATAAATCATTTCAGATCTCAAAAACATAGTAGTTTGTGCAGACACTCTTCAATAGACTTTTAAATCACTGTAACATTGGATTTTTTTACATAGAAGCCGATGATTAAATACATGGGAAATGGAAATAAGAGAACCGTGTGAAACATGTACCAAATTTGATACATTCCGTTTTGAAAGTGGTACAaaaagcatatacaggtccttctcaaaatattagcatattgtgataaagttcattattttccataatgtcatgatgaaaatttaacattcatatattttagattcattgcacactaactgaaatatttcaggtcttttattgtcttaatatggatgattttggcatacagctcatgaaaacccaaaattcctatctcacaaaattagcatatttcatccgaccaataaaagaaaagtgtttttaatacaaaaacgtcaaccttcaaataatcatgtacagttatgcactcaatacttggtcgggaatcctttggcagaaatgactgcttcaatgtggcgtggcatggaggcaatcagcctgtggcactgctgaggtcttatggaggcccaggatgcttcgatagcggcctttagctcatccagagtgttgggtcttgagtctctcaacgttctcttcacaatatcccacagattctctatggggttcaggtcaggagagttggcaggccaattgagcacagtgataccatggtcagtaaaccacttaccagtggttttggcactgtgagcaggtgccaggtcgtgctgaaaaatgaaatcttcatctccataaagcttttcagcagatggaagcatgaagtgctccaaaatctcctgatagctagctgcattgaccctgcccttgataaaacacagtggaccaacaccagcagctgacacagcaccccagaccatcactgactgtgggtacttcacactggacttctggcattttcttctccccagtcttcctccagactctggcaccttgatttccgaatgacatgcagaatttgctttcatccgaaaaaagtactttggaccactgagcaacagtccagtgctgcttctctgtagcccaggtcaggcgcttctgccgctgtttctggttcaaaagtggcttgacctggggaatgcggcacctgtagcccatttcctgcacacgcctgtgcacggtggctctggatgtttctactccagactcagtccactgcttccgcaggtcccccaaggtctggaatcggcccttctccacaatcttcctcagggtccggtcacctcttctcgttgtgcagcgttttctgccacactttttccttcccacagacttcccactgaggtgccttgatacagcactctgggaacagcctattcgttcagaaatgtctttctgtgtcttaccctcttgcttgagggtgtcaatagtggccttctggacagcagtcaggtcggcagtcttacccatgattggggttttgagtgatgaaccaggctgggagttttaaaggcctcaggaatcttttgcaggtgtttaaagttaactcgttgattcagatgattaggttcatagcttgtttagagacccttttaatgatatgctaattttgtgagataggaattttgggttttcatgagctgtatgccaaaatcatccgtattaagacaataaaaacctgaaatatttcagttagtgtgcaatgaatctaaaatatatgaatgttaaattttcatcatgacattatggaaaataatgaactttatcacaatatgctaatattttgagaaggacctgtatatattacAGTGGTTTACGTAAACAGCATTCTATAGATTCTTACACTGCCAGTTACACCTTACATCTTTTGTGTTTCACATAGAGGATTATTGGTGGTTTAGGACCTCCAATCCCCAATAATATCCatcttttttgtaaataacCACCCAAACCAAACATGATGACATCTTTGAAGTTCATAAAATGACATTCAAGAAATtgccaaaccaaaccaaaagaaaacataagTCTTGAATCATGAATTGAAAAAGGTGGGTCTAAGATTTTCTGTAGAATGTTGTTCTAAACACTGCAGTGAAAATGGTAGTTGGTTTTCTTTTCTGCAGTGGATCAAATAAGAAAAGACATTTTAGTGTAACAACCATAATTTTTTGTTCTCCGAGTTTTACCTTCAAGAGGTGTTAAACAGAACGATGTCAGTGttgtaaaatattatattaGTGAAGTCCCATGTAGGCTGGAACTGTTCTATAATCATCTAtactgaggtttcaaaaacaaggaaaatttTCGTTTTAGGTTATTCAAAACACATATTTGTTGCCCTGAAAAAACCTCCCTAATCATACGGattacactatattgccaaacgtatttgtctgtctacttttgcATGGATGTGCATAAACTTTTATGACATCTTATTCTTAAAAAAGagccagtttgttgatggagcCTGTAAAAGTCTTCCACAAGGTTTGGGAGTTGTTTTATAGTTAGATCAggaccagaattgcagcctcagCTCTAATTCCTCCCAAAGGTGTTCTAGAAGGCTGAGGTCAGGACGCTGTGCAGGCTAGTCAGGTCTCTTCACTCCAACaatttatacacctgcagccatggaagtgattaaAGCACCGGAATCCATTGATTTGGTGGTTAGACTTTATACtattggcaatatagtgtataacaatttcaaaataaacaaattatttgtgGTAGGCTGTCTCCCTCTTGTGGTAGCTTACTAAAAGTTGCCAAATTCTTACATTTAAAAAGCACCAAGATTTCCTTCTGCTTTTAAAGTAACAGATGCACCAGTCAGTCAGCCAGCGATCAGAATAGGCTTCTCTTCCAACAGTCGACACTGACTGGTGATCAACAGGTCAAATGgtgaacattgttttttttctgttcattaaatttaacaaaacGGAAAATTTCCACAATAATCAGCATTAACACCATTTGCCACCACCTTCTATAAAGGCATTAGCCAACAACATGAACTATAATGCATTTTTTGAGTGTGATAAAAACCAGATAAAGGTTCATCACATTTACGTCAATGGATAAATaggaataaattaaaaattcCTTCATGTTTCCTATTTTGTGCATTATAGTcctgagaataaaaaaaatctgaattgctCAAAATCAGCAGGTCATACCTCAAAGATAAGCCTAATCGGTATATCTccagttaaaataataaaacagttaaTCTACACTATTTTATAATTAGAGTTAGAGTCTGATGTGCCACAAACCATGATTTTTAGTCCATTTGCATTGAACAGGTGCTTGGCCTATCTCAAGGCAGTGTCAGTGACATGCTGTCACGTCCCAAACCCTGGAGCAAGCTGACCCAAAAAGGCAGGGAGCCCTTTATCCGCATGCAGCTGTGGTTACTGGATCAGCTTGGCCAAAGCCTCAACCAACCTCCGAACCAGGGCCATACTCAGGGTGAGGATGCATGCATGTTCACTTCTATATAAACCAACATGAAAACCTATCGGAACCACTTTATATGCTGTCTGATGAAGCCTTTTGATATTAATATGCAGTTGCCTTGCAGAGGGACACATACTAATGACACCTTATGAAATGTTCTTAATTCCAGATAAAAGTCCGGTAACAACCCAGTCATCTCCCTCCCCACCTCCTAGTCCAGCAGAGAGTCACCCGAGTCCACTGGTTGAGCCTGTCAGTCTGTCACTAGAGAGCAGCAAAGAGAACCAGCAGCCTGAAAGCCTTGGTTTGGGGTTGCCGAGCAATCCAGAAGGTGGGAAATCCACTTCTAGTCTCATGGGTCTGCATCACCCTACAACCCCATTAGGAATCCAGGAGCTGGTCGCTGTGTCTCCAGAGCTAGACACATATGTTATAACCAAAAAGGTCAAGGAGGTGCTAACAGACAACAACCTAGGTTAGTTTGATTTAACAGTGGCAAACTTTGGTGggggcaacatcatgctgtggggatcaaGCTGACATTCCCTGTGAGGGCATGCACCATTCTGATGTCACACTTACTTCTTGTCTTTTTGCAGGCCAGCGTCTTTTTGGGGAGACCATCTTGGGTCTGACTCAAGGTTCCGTGTCTGACCTGCTGTCCAGGCCCAAACCATGGCACAAACTGAGTCTTAAAGGCAGGGAACCATTTGTCCGAATGCAGCTGTGGCTCAATGATCCTCACAATGTGGATAAGTTGAGAGTCATgaaaaagatggagaaaaaagGTTGGGGACTAAAGATCTACACACGCTTATAAGTTTAAGTGCTGTATGTGTAGCCTAATCTTGGTGGACATTTCTGTTTGCTCACTAGCTTATCTGAAGAGGCGATATGGGCTGCTGAGCACTGGCTCTGACAGTGACTCACCCAGCACTCGCTCTGAGTGTGTGAGTCCTGCCCTGGCCTCATTGGATCTGTGTCCCTTCAGCCAAGTAAAGAAGCCTCGGGTGGTGCTGGGAGCCGAGGAGAAAGAAGCCCTGAGGAAGGCTTACCTGCAGGAGCCCTACCCCTCTCAGAACACTATAGAGATGCTGGCATCGCAGCTCAACCTCAAAACCAACACTGTTATCAACTGGTTTCACAACTACAGGTCCATCCAATGCCCtttgtaaaaagcaaaaatgactGCATTTATTCGGTTAAATATCTAAAGTGTCATTTGGAAACATACAGTGcgtttcaaaagtattcattttgAATGAACTTTGGCATTGTGTGACCTTACAATCTCATACTTCAGTATATTTGTTGGCGGATTTTATgtagtagaccaacacaaaattgtGAAGTTATTGTGaagaaaagggaaaataaaacatagatttttttttttataaatacaaatctggAATGTCTGCTATCCATATGTATAGAGCCAATTGagtaaatactttgtagaaccacctttcactgcaattactgCTGCGTTTTCtttggggtatgtttctactagctttgcacatttagaggcTGAACATTTTTCATTCTACTTTACAGAATTGCTCAGGTTCAGTTGGATTTGATGTAGAGCAtttgtaaatataaatttttatatcttgccacagattttccatttgatttaggtctggactttgactgggccattctaacacatgaatacgcTTTGAGCATTcccttgtagctctggctatccTGCTGGGAGGTTGTCCAGGTTCTACTGAAGAAACCCATTgtcacaacatgatgctgccacctccctATTTTGTGGGTGGGGATGTGTGTTAGGGGGATGTTCCTCATTTTGTCCCTAACCCATGTGCTGggtggtcttcatgatgcctcTGATACCCCTGAGGCAGAGTAAGGGGTGGTTGCATgatgcacttttcagattttattggtaaaaaagcttaaaatcatgtattatttcctttccactgtatAAAGATTAgttactctgtgttggtctattacatacaATTCCAATAAGACACATCAAAGTCTGTGgatgtaatttgacaaaatggaaaaaaaattaaagggacATGGATATTTTTGCAAGACAATGTAAACTTCAACATTTCTGTCTTTCCATTAAGAGACTTTCTAACCAAAATGTTTCTGTgcaggtccaggatgaggcgtGAAGTGCTGATGGGGAGTCTACCGGATAATGACACAGATGCTGACCCCAACAGCTACTCCCCCTCTGTAACACAGAGCCCCAACTCTGATGGCGAGGACAGGAGGCTGCTGCCCCCCTCAGGACAAATCCATTCCAGCCTTCCTCTTAGCACTAATGCTGCACTTCCTCATGTTAAACAGGAGGCAACATACAGGGAAGAGGATGATGTGGATGGAAGAGAAGCCTCACAGAAAGAAGTAGGAGTACAATGTTTTCCCACAGCTGTAGCATTGTCTCCTTTGAAAAGTGAGCACGAAGACTCCATCTCTGGTTGTCATGAGCCTCACCTGGCTAGCCAGAGCCTGATGCAGGATGAAGGTGCGAGCAGCCAGATTCAGGGACTCCACCTTTGTACAGCCTCCACAGATGGTCCTCAGCGATCTAACAAGTCCAGGTATGATGGAGAAGAATCAGGGAAGTCCCCCGTTGATCCAGTCAGCTTCAAGGCATCATCGGAGCCCTGTCGCAGCAGCCTCGAGGTATCCCTCAATTCTCCTTCTGCCGCATCATCTCCCGGCCTCATGATGTCAGTGTCTCCAGTTCCCTCTTCCTCTGCTCCCATATCACCCTCGCTGCCCAATCAGGCAACAAGCACCAACCACAGCATGGATGCTAACCCGCTCCCTCCGTTCCAAAGCCCCAAACTCAACAGAAGCACTCAGAGACGCAACGAGAAAATGGCCAACCTCAATAACATCATCCACAGGCTAGAGAGAGCAGCGAATCGGGAAGAAACACTGGAATGGGAGTTTTAAAGCCTCCTTTGCTGTATCTCATCCAGAAGACTCTTGCTGCACACAGGAAGGTTGGATGGAAGCTTCCTGCAGACCTGAATGGAGCTTGGCTCCTCAAGGCCTGTCGTCTTGGACTGGAAACAGGAATGCAgaggagaacatgaagctgaattTCCTACAATAATTTAAGAgttaaaaaatttataaaagtgtatttgtttttgttttttttcttcttttgataACGCATACTACTTTGAAATGTATGTGACAGCACTAGCTGTTGTTTTACCTTATTGGACTTGACATGAAGACTTTTGCAGCTATGGTGTCATAAAATGTACACTGAAGTTCTGTAGATTGCCACTGggtgagattaaaaaaaagacctCTGTCTTAAGCCATTAAAAGCACTATAACTATTTGAAAAAAGACACTGACCAAATTTGCTACTTTTTGAATAGcagtttttcaaattttgtctgTCAGACTGGACAGTTTAAGTCGAGTAACATGAATTCCAATTACTGACTGAGGGATAGTCCTTTAAGACTCTAAATATACAACATCTTGTATGTACTTAGTTTCTTGGTGATATGTTTTGAAACATTTGTAACTCACACTTATAAAATGTGGTTGTACATGTTGTAGAACTGTCTGCAATAGCCTTCTCTAAATCTGATGTAGCATGGTACTCACCTGACCCTGTTATCCTCTGTAGTTAGTCACCTGTGATTATACTTGAgcgaaaacaaacaaaaaaaaaaaagaggttaaACAACAAATAGttgaaaaacctgcaaaaaaggaaaaaagttcatgtcaaacaaagaaatcctttaagtgtttttttttttttttttttttctctttttttaataatactTGAGGTTTACAGTTTAGGACCCGTGTGCTTTTTGGTACACACAGTTTCTTTCAGATTTACGTCTCCGACTCTCTAAGGCACTGCTTCTCAGATCGTAATGGGCCACGATGCCTGATGCTTGGTTTACCTCAGATTAGGTTCACGCACATCATGCTATGATTATGCACTTCATAAACAGAAACACGAACCAACCAAACATGAGTCAGGAAAGGAGATGTGCTCTGCATCTGCTATGGGTCAGTTCGCCCCTCCACTAATTTCTACCCATGTACTTAAACCATTCATCTTTATAGTTATTAGGCACTGGCTGCTTATTGGGTACTAGTGTATAACACAAGTTTAAAAATGCTTATGGTTTTCCAAATCCATAAACAGTTTTCCTTCCAACAGTTTAAAGTCCATTTATAAACATGTCAGACAAAGTACGGAAGTGACAACAGTGTTGCTCTGGTTGAATGGAGCAGGGCTGCCTCTCCTCTAggtgttgctgcacactgccagtcagctggctaaaaTGAGACAcctatggtttttttttttcatgctgacagaaaaattgttaaattaaaaagacAGTGGTGGTGCAGAAACTAATCACCTATAACCTAAGGTAATTCAGTTTTACAACTATAGCTGGCAACcttttctaaataaaagaattgtgtaatataaaacatttttatttgaaatatgtcTTAATATTGTCAACCATGTTATTTTTACTAAAGGTTATACCATGAAAATCTTATACTGGCCAATgcctaaaaaaaaatgttttca harbors:
- the cux2b gene encoding homeobox protein cut-like 2 isoform X2; amino-acid sequence: MAWRLRQRELNSVASELAGRQEESEHSHKHLVELSREFKRNVPEEVRELVAPVLKSFQAQVVALNKRSKEAESAFLGIYKQLIEAPDPVPALEASHSLEERLQQLQSSAPDSEALVREISGHWKKHLECLEKTEPSEDGAAAAPASEASESTSPVSLMTPNSTPAPEAPASPQQNHQDQTEVQREEEEEGAHVSLVDRLSEAEEKIKVLHSSLNTAQTELLDLRCKYNQEMANKKAEVNAIMANLEKANQRAEMAQREVERLKEQLASGPTATTGSCHPAEGATRDKNEKSDVLSAQVEAALLAKDREILRLLENIQRLQFTLQEVQETSSNQILQLERQLACKKEAIERLEAKIQSQMDYEEIKTELSILKVMKLASANGNSSQDSAKAAEVLLLDKEVFLPSHKYMGDKNRILHSNDDNHSEDAGRETSRPPGSHSSSSQAESRASSSPVPPTLDGSSSSHDLPRPFSVSPSSGDRMSGDHILHKQLLSPHFKKEGLMAFPTALYAAKVALMSASQGSVGAGSIDAGLPSDQSESGSSTAGDEDQLDTAEIAFQVKEQLLKHNIGQRVFGHYVLGLSQGSVSEILARPKPWRKLTVKGKEPFIKMKQFLSDEQNILALRTIQVRQRGSITPRIRTPETGSDDAIRNILEQAKKEIQSQRSGDGKSSLNSSSGRISNGAGSSSDETIKNILEQARREMEAQQQALMEMEACGRSSTASSGVQVECLGPPERSRVLPLPISIKQEEGGCVAVCMANSISSPQTPLSVLSPAAFVQNIIRKVKTEIGEAGTYFDQHWSQERGAVILGGGVSSRPFSSVSPSLSSSSSGPPTLPRPWPRLENCDGLANSEEASNADDELGVGRPVEVKVESDTSVSGESPGSGPGRLSYYPAYIPRALKPTVPPLTPEQYEMYMYREVDTIELTRQVKEKLAKNGICQRIFGEKVLGLSQGSVSDMLSRPKPWSKLTQKGREPFIRMQLWLLDQLGQSLNQPPNQGHTQDKSPVTTQSSPSPPPSPAESHPSPLVEPVSLSLESSKENQQPESLGLGLPSNPEGGKSTSSLMGLHHPTTPLGIQELVAVSPELDTYVITKKVKEVLTDNNLGQRLFGETILGLTQGSVSDLLSRPKPWHKLSLKGREPFVRMQLWLNDPHNVDKLRVMKKMEKKAYLKRRYGLLSTGSDSDSPSTRSECVSPALASLDLCPFSQVKKPRVVLGAEEKEALRKAYLQEPYPSQNTIEMLASQLNLKTNTVINWFHNYRSRMRREVLMGSLPDNDTDADPNSYSPSVTQSPNSDGEDRRLLPPSGQIHSSLPLSTNAALPHVKQEATYREEDDVDGREASQKEVGVQCFPTAVALSPLKSEHEDSISGCHEPHLASQSLMQDEGASSQIQGLHLCTASTDGPQRSNKSRYDGEESGKSPVDPVSFKASSEPCRSSLEVSLNSPSAASSPGLMMSVSPVPSSSAPISPSLPNQATSTNHSMDANPLPPFQSPKLNRSTQRRNEKMANLNNIIHRLERAANREETLEWEF